Proteins encoded within one genomic window of Pectobacterium araliae:
- the recA gene encoding recombinase RecA, with product MAIDENKQKALAAALGQIEKQFGKGSIMRLGEDRSMDVETISTGSLSLDIALGAGGLPMGRIVEIYGPESSGKTTLTLQVIAAAQREGKTCAFIDAEHALDPIYAKKLGVDIDNLLCSQPDTGEQALEICDALTRSGAVDVIIVDSVAALTPKAEIEGEIGDSHMGLAARMMSQAMRKLAGNLKQANTLLIFINQIRMKIGVMFGNPETTTGGNALKFYASVRLDIRRTGAIKEGEEVVGSETRVKVVKNKVAAPFKQAEFQILYGEGINIHGELVDLGVKHKLIEKAGAWYSYNGDKIGQGKANACNFLKENPTIAAELDKKLREMLLHKGNELTPAAAGNSHDEDEFAGEGNEEF from the coding sequence ATGGCTATTGATGAGAACAAACAAAAGGCACTTGCGGCAGCACTGGGCCAAATCGAAAAGCAATTTGGTAAAGGTTCTATCATGCGGTTGGGCGAGGATCGCTCAATGGATGTTGAAACCATTTCTACAGGCTCTTTGTCCCTTGATATCGCCCTGGGCGCCGGCGGTTTACCGATGGGGCGTATCGTTGAGATCTATGGCCCAGAATCTTCCGGTAAAACCACGCTGACCCTACAGGTGATCGCTGCCGCTCAGCGCGAAGGTAAAACCTGTGCATTCATCGATGCTGAACATGCATTGGACCCAATTTATGCGAAAAAGTTGGGTGTAGATATTGATAACCTGCTGTGTTCTCAGCCGGATACCGGCGAGCAGGCGTTGGAGATTTGTGATGCGCTTACGCGTTCTGGCGCTGTTGACGTTATCATTGTCGACTCTGTCGCTGCCTTGACGCCGAAAGCTGAAATTGAAGGTGAAATCGGTGACTCTCATATGGGCCTTGCGGCACGTATGATGAGCCAAGCTATGCGTAAGCTGGCGGGTAACCTGAAGCAAGCCAATACGCTGCTGATCTTCATCAACCAGATCCGTATGAAAATTGGCGTGATGTTTGGTAACCCTGAAACCACCACTGGCGGTAATGCCCTGAAATTTTACGCTTCTGTTCGTTTAGATATTCGTCGTACTGGCGCTATCAAGGAAGGCGAAGAAGTTGTCGGCAGTGAAACCCGCGTTAAAGTCGTGAAGAATAAAGTCGCGGCGCCGTTCAAGCAGGCTGAGTTCCAAATTTTGTACGGTGAAGGCATCAATATCCACGGTGAGCTGGTTGATCTGGGTGTGAAACACAAACTGATCGAAAAAGCCGGTGCCTGGTATAGCTATAACGGCGATAAGATCGGTCAGGGTAAAGCAAACGCCTGTAATTTCCTGAAAGAGAATCCAACGATTGCTGCTGAGCTGGATAAAAAATTGCGTGAAATGCTGCTGCATAAAGGCAATGAGCTAACGCCTGCCGCAGCAGGTAATAGCCATGATGAAGATGAATTCGCAGGTGAAGGCAACGAAGAATTTTAA
- the pncC gene encoding nicotinamide-nucleotide amidase, with translation MTEADILRLSALVGERLKARGATLTCAESCTGGWLAKSITDVAGSSGWFDYGFVTYSNLSKQRLINVSAETLERHGAVSEDVVNEMAAGALQAASADFAISVSGVAGPDGGTEEKPVGTVWFGFTDKQGGGFAQKMRFSGDRNTVRLQSVHFALQTLLDAFLKK, from the coding sequence ATGACAGAAGCAGACATTCTGCGGTTAAGTGCGTTGGTGGGAGAAAGACTGAAAGCACGTGGTGCCACGTTGACGTGTGCAGAATCCTGCACTGGGGGCTGGCTGGCTAAATCTATTACCGATGTCGCAGGCAGTTCCGGCTGGTTTGACTACGGCTTTGTGACATATAGCAATCTATCTAAACAGCGCCTGATAAATGTGAGCGCAGAGACATTGGAGCGGCATGGTGCTGTGAGTGAAGATGTGGTCAATGAGATGGCCGCAGGAGCGTTGCAGGCCGCCAGTGCAGATTTTGCCATATCGGTAAGTGGCGTCGCTGGACCAGATGGGGGGACGGAAGAGAAACCTGTCGGCACGGTATGGTTTGGCTTCACTGACAAGCAGGGCGGGGGATTTGCTCAAAAAATGCGATTTAGCGGAGACCGAAATACGGTACGTCTGCAATCAGTGCATTTTGCGCTGCAAACGCTGCTCGACGCATTTCTGAAAAAATAA
- a CDS encoding IS630 family transposase, whose translation MPIIAFIPDEERRLMKREAQQTHDKNHARRLMAMLMLHQGMTVTEVARILCAARSSVGRWINLFTLYGVNGLKSLKPGREPQWPVDDILRILPLLVQRSPQDFGWLRSRWSTELLALVVNRLFDISLHPVTLHRYLRQAGLVWRRAAPTLKIKDPQYEEKRTAIEQALVQNSVDNPVFYQDEVDIDLNPKIGSDWCLKGQQKRIATPGINQKHYLAGALHAGTGQVHYVSGSSKNSDLFINLLVILKRTYRRARTITLVVDNYIIHKSRKVERWLAGNKKFRILFLPIYSPWLNPIERLWLSLHETVTRNHQCRYMWQLLNRVTQFMKAASPFPGNQHGLTKVER comes from the coding sequence ATGCCGATCATAGCATTTATCCCTGATGAAGAACGACGTCTTATGAAAAGAGAAGCTCAACAAACTCATGATAAAAACCACGCTCGCCGACTGATGGCGATGCTCATGTTGCATCAAGGAATGACCGTTACTGAGGTCGCCAGAATATTGTGTGCGGCTCGTTCCTCGGTAGGTCGGTGGATTAATTTGTTTACTTTATATGGTGTTAATGGATTAAAAAGTCTCAAGCCCGGTCGTGAGCCACAGTGGCCGGTTGATGATATCTTGCGCATTCTGCCGCTTCTTGTGCAGCGTTCACCACAGGATTTCGGCTGGCTGCGCTCCCGCTGGAGTACCGAACTTTTGGCGCTTGTCGTTAATCGGCTTTTTGATATCTCGCTTCATCCCGTCACATTGCACCGCTACCTGCGACAGGCTGGCCTTGTCTGGCGCAGAGCCGCGCCGACACTGAAGATAAAAGACCCTCAATATGAGGAAAAACGGACAGCCATCGAGCAAGCTCTGGTGCAAAACTCGGTTGATAATCCGGTGTTTTATCAAGATGAAGTCGATATCGATTTAAACCCGAAAATTGGCTCGGACTGGTGTCTAAAAGGACAGCAAAAACGCATCGCCACGCCGGGGATAAATCAAAAACATTACCTGGCGGGCGCGCTGCATGCAGGGACAGGACAAGTCCATTATGTCAGCGGCAGCAGTAAGAACTCTGACTTATTTATCAATCTGTTAGTAATATTGAAACGAACATATCGGCGGGCCAGAACGATAACGTTGGTGGTTGACAATTATATCATTCACAAAAGCCGCAAGGTCGAACGATGGTTAGCAGGTAATAAAAAGTTCAGGATACTGTTTTTGCCAATCTATTCTCCGTGGCTAAACCCGATAGAGCGGCTATGGTTGTCGTTACATGAAACGGTAACGCGTAATCATCAATGTCGGTATATGTGGCAATTACTCAACCGTGTTACTCAGTTTATGAAGGCCGCCTCACCGTTTCCGGGTAATCAGCACGGACTGACCAAAGTGGAGCGGTAA